A single window of Prionailurus viverrinus isolate Anna chromosome F1, UM_Priviv_1.0, whole genome shotgun sequence DNA harbors:
- the TMCC2 gene encoding transmembrane and coiled-coil domains protein 2 isoform X3, which translates to MKSKEERTAVDKGDLVALSLPGGPGHGDADGPVSLDVPDGAPDPQRTKAAIDHLHQKILKITEQIKIEQEARDDNVAEYLKLANNADKQQVSRIKQVFEKKNQKSAQTIAQLHKKLEHYRRRLKEIEQNGPSRQPKDVLRDMQQGLKDVGANVRAGISGFGGGVVEGVKGSLSGLSQATHTAVVSKPREFASLIRNKFGSADNIAHLKDPLEDGPPEEAARALSGSATLVSSPKYGSDDECSSASASSAGAGSNSGAGPAGALGSPKSNTLYGAPGSLDALLEELREIKEGQSHLEDSMEDLKAQLQRDYTYMTQCLQEERYRYERLEEQLNDLTELHQNEMTNLKQELASMEEKVAYQSYERARDIQEAVESCLTRVTKLELQQQQQQVVQLEGVENANARALLGKFINVILALMAVLLVFVSTIASFITPLMKTRLRITSTALLVLVLFLLWKHWDSLTYLLEHVLLPS; encoded by the exons GTTGACAAGGGAGACCTTGTGGCCCTGAGCCTCCCCGGCGGCCCCGGCCACGGTGATGCCGACGGTCCCGTCAGCCTGGACGTGCCGGACGGGGCCCCCGACCCCCAGCGGACCAAGGCTGCCATCGACCACCTGCACCAGAAGATCCTGAAGATCACCGAGCAGATCAAGATCGAGCAGGAGGCGCGGGACGACAACGTGGCCGAGTACCTGAAGCTGGCCAACAATGCGGACAAGCAGCAGGTGTCGCGCATCAAGCAGGTGTTCGAGAAGAAGAACCAGAAGTCGGCCCAGACCATCGCCCAGCTGCACAAGAAGCTGGAGCACTACCGCCGGCGCCTGAAGGAGATAGAGCAGAACGGGCCCTCGCGGCAGCCCAAGGACGTGCTGCGGGACATGCAGCAGGGCCTGAAGGACGTGGGCGCCAACGTGCGCGCGGGCATCAGTGGCTTCGGGGGCGGCGTGGTCGAGGGCGTCAAGGGCAGCCTCTCGGGCCTCTCGCAGGCCACCCACACCGCGGTGGTGTCCAAGCCCCGGGAGTTCGCCAGCCTCATCCGCAACAAGTTTGGCAGCGCCGACAACATCGCCCACCTGAAGGACCCTCTGGAGGACGGGCCCCCCGAGGAGGCGGCCCGGGCGCTGAGCGGCAGCGCCACCCTCGTGTCCAGCCCCAAGTATGGCAGCGATGACGAGTGCTCCAGTGCCAGCGCCAGCTCGGCCGGGGCGGGCAGCAACTCCGGGGCTGGGCCGGCGGGGGCGCTAGGGAGCCCCAAGTCGAACACGCTGTACGGGGCCCCCGGAAGCCTGGACGCTCTGCTGGAGGAGCTGCGGGAGATTAAGGAGGGACAGTCCCACCTGGAGGACTCGATGGAGGACCTGAAGGCTCAGTTGCAGAGGGACTACACCTACATGACCCAGTGTCTGCAGGAGGAGCGCTACAG gTACGAGCGGCTGGAAGAACAGCTCAATGACCTGACCGAGCTTCACCAGAATGAAATGACCAACCTGAAGCAGGAGCTGGCCAGCATGGAGGAGAAGGTGGCCTACCAGTCCTACGAAAGGGCTCGGGACATCCAG GAGGCCGTGGAGTCCTGCCTGACCCGCGTCACCAAGCTGGagttgcagcagcagcagcagcaggtcgTGCAGCTGGAGGGCGTGGAGAACGCCAACGCGCGGGCTCTGCTGGGCAAGTTCATCAACGTGATCCTGGCGCTCATGGCCGTGCTGCTGGTGTTCGTGTCCACCATCGCCAGCTTCATCACGCCCCTCATGAAGACACGCCTGCGCATCACCAGCACCGCCCTCCTGGTCctcgtcctcttcctcctctggaagcACTGGGACTCCCTCACCTACCTCCTGGAGCACGTGCTGCTGCCCAGCTGA